The Marivivens sp. LCG002 genome contains a region encoding:
- a CDS encoding LysE family translocator gives MLDFLSQVSWTSFMIAMIMIELTPGPNMGWLAALSAQQGRKTGLIAVLGITLGLAVQVVAAATGLAAIAGQSDIVFQALRWSGVGFMLYLAWRAWVETAENAPASSDLNASFRRGLVSNLLNPKALVFYMVVVGQFTAPEQGAIWLQILALGGIHLLIAAFVHTLIVVLGSTIGNLFDEWRSKASVRLGFSLALAAIAVWIAFSTR, from the coding sequence ATGCTCGATTTTCTCTCTCAGGTCAGTTGGACGTCTTTCATGATCGCAATGATCATGATCGAACTCACGCCCGGTCCGAATATGGGCTGGCTCGCCGCACTCTCGGCGCAGCAAGGTCGCAAGACAGGGCTCATCGCGGTTCTGGGAATTACGCTCGGTCTTGCCGTTCAGGTGGTCGCCGCCGCAACAGGGCTCGCCGCCATCGCGGGGCAATCGGACATCGTGTTTCAGGCGCTGCGCTGGTCGGGCGTTGGCTTCATGCTCTATCTTGCTTGGCGGGCTTGGGTCGAAACCGCCGAGAATGCCCCCGCATCAAGCGATTTGAACGCTTCGTTCCGACGCGGGCTGGTGTCGAACCTTCTCAATCCCAAGGCGCTCGTCTTCTATATGGTTGTGGTCGGCCAATTCACCGCCCCCGAGCAAGGTGCCATCTGGCTCCAGATCCTTGCACTCGGCGGGATCCACCTTTTGATTGCCGCGTTTGTCCATACCCTGATCGTTGTATTGGGAAGCACGATCGGCAATCTCTTTGATGAATGGCGCAGCAAAGCGAGCGTGCGGCTTGGCTTTTCCCTCGCCCTTGCGGCGATTGCCGTCTGGATCGCCTTCTCAACCCGCTGA
- a CDS encoding DUF4336 domain-containing protein produces the protein MELGQDIWLFDGTTLDLAGFKYPTRMAVIRLENGELVVWSPIEASDALLETVGSLGKVAHFIAPNAYHHLFLREWIRAFPAAKLYAPASFSKRHLNVYVDEVLENFDFNGEILMFCYPTVHWDEAVIYHAKSRTMIFADVLQCLPRSNFDGWRRWVAILNLITGELPAVPRKTRFFTERKKARKTVKAMLALPTENVVIAHGSCVFGQGKDVLVKAFEWLSPSAG, from the coding sequence TTGGAGTTAGGGCAAGACATTTGGCTCTTTGACGGCACAACGCTGGATCTGGCGGGATTCAAATATCCGACCAGAATGGCTGTTATCCGTCTCGAAAATGGTGAACTGGTTGTCTGGTCACCCATCGAAGCATCGGACGCGCTTTTGGAGACCGTGGGCTCTTTGGGCAAAGTGGCGCATTTCATCGCCCCCAATGCCTATCATCATCTGTTCTTGCGGGAATGGATTCGCGCGTTTCCTGCAGCCAAGCTTTATGCGCCGGCTTCGTTCTCGAAGCGGCACCTTAACGTCTATGTGGACGAGGTGCTTGAGAACTTTGACTTCAATGGCGAAATTCTCATGTTCTGTTATCCTACGGTGCATTGGGACGAGGCCGTCATCTATCACGCCAAAAGCCGAACAATGATTTTTGCGGATGTTCTCCAGTGTCTACCGCGGTCGAATTTCGATGGTTGGCGTAGGTGGGTTGCCATATTGAATTTGATCACGGGCGAATTGCCCGCCGTGCCGCGAAAAACCCGATTTTTTACCGAGCGAAAGAAGGCGCGGAAGACGGTCAAAGCGATGCTGGCACTTCCGACCGAGAATGTTGTGATCGCCCACGGGTCTTGCGTCTTTGGTCAGGGCAAAGACGTCTTGGTCAAAGCCTTTGAATGGTTGAGCCCCTCAGCGGGTTGA
- the tig gene encoding trigger factor, whose protein sequence is MQVTETLNEGLKRGYTITVTAAELEAKVNEKLIEAQPEIEMKGFRKGKVPMAMLKKQFGQRVMGEAMQEAIDGAMNEHLETSGDRPAAQPSMKMANENWKEGDDVVVEVAYERLPDVPAVDFSGIKLERMVVKADDASVTEALENLAKTAKQFEARRKGSKAKDGDQVIIDFVGKVDGVEFDGGKAEDYPLVLGSNSFIPGFEAGVEGMKAEETKDVEVKFPENYGAENLAGKDAVFTVTVKEVKGPKDAEIDDELAKNFGAESLEALKGQIAERLEAEYTGASRAVVKRALLDALDKAVSFDLPPSLVEAEANQIAHQLWHEENPEVHDHNHAAIDPTDEHKALAERRVKLGLLLADVGQKADVKVSDAELTQAVMNQARQYPGQERQFFEFVQQNAQFRQQLQAPIFEDKVVDHILENATVTEKEVSKDDLQKAIEALDEE, encoded by the coding sequence ATGCAGGTCACCGAGACCCTCAACGAAGGCCTCAAGCGCGGCTACACCATCACCGTAACCGCTGCTGAACTCGAAGCCAAAGTAAACGAGAAGCTGATTGAAGCTCAGCCCGAGATCGAGATGAAAGGCTTCCGTAAGGGCAAAGTGCCGATGGCCATGCTCAAGAAGCAGTTCGGTCAGCGCGTGATGGGCGAAGCCATGCAGGAAGCCATCGACGGTGCGATGAACGAGCACCTCGAAACCTCGGGCGACCGTCCCGCGGCTCAGCCCTCGATGAAAATGGCCAACGAGAACTGGAAAGAGGGCGACGACGTTGTTGTCGAAGTAGCCTACGAGCGTCTTCCCGATGTTCCCGCTGTCGACTTCTCGGGCATCAAGCTCGAGCGTATGGTCGTCAAGGCCGACGACGCTTCGGTGACCGAAGCTCTCGAGAACCTTGCCAAGACCGCCAAGCAGTTCGAAGCCCGTCGCAAGGGTTCGAAGGCCAAGGACGGTGATCAGGTCATCATCGACTTCGTTGGTAAGGTTGACGGCGTAGAGTTCGACGGCGGCAAAGCCGAAGACTATCCGCTCGTTCTCGGCTCCAACTCCTTCATCCCCGGTTTCGAAGCCGGCGTAGAGGGCATGAAAGCCGAAGAGACCAAGGACGTCGAAGTCAAGTTCCCCGAGAACTATGGCGCCGAGAACCTTGCCGGTAAGGACGCTGTCTTCACCGTCACCGTCAAGGAAGTCAAAGGTCCGAAGGACGCCGAGATTGATGACGAGCTGGCCAAGAACTTTGGTGCAGAGAGCCTCGAAGCTCTCAAGGGCCAGATCGCCGAGCGTCTTGAAGCAGAATACACCGGTGCGTCGCGCGCTGTTGTGAAGCGTGCGCTTCTCGATGCGCTCGACAAAGCCGTTTCCTTCGACCTTCCGCCGAGCCTTGTCGAAGCAGAAGCCAACCAGATCGCTCACCAGCTCTGGCACGAAGAGAACCCCGAAGTTCACGATCACAACCACGCTGCGATCGACCCGACCGACGAGCACAAGGCTCTGGCCGAGCGTCGCGTCAAGCTTGGTCTTCTCCTTGCCGACGTAGGCCAGAAGGCAGACGTCAAGGTTTCGGACGCCGAGCTGACCCAGGCTGTTATGAACCAGGCACGTCAGTATCCGGGCCAAGAGCGTCAGTTCTTCGAGTTCGTTCAGCAGAACGCCCAGTTCCGCCAGCAGCTTCAGGCCCCGATCTTCGAAGACAAGGTCGTTGACCACATTCTCGAAAACGCCACCGTGACCGAGAAAGAAGTGTCCAAGGACGATCTTCAGAAGGCCATCGAGGCTCTCGACGAAGAATAA
- a CDS encoding Hint domain-containing protein gives MQTTIEKTGQTFNVALTKRTGLVAGTTVLTLNGEMKVEDLQIGDRIITRDAGMAVLKGIAATEVTMTPIKIKAGSLGHNRPEAEMLTSPDTLIHIRDWRAQALFGKSPALVPARRLVDGEFISQAAKAQVKIFDLKFDRQHIIYADGVEVATTEV, from the coding sequence ATGCAGACCACAATCGAGAAAACCGGCCAGACGTTCAACGTGGCGCTCACCAAGCGCACCGGCCTTGTGGCTGGAACCACGGTCCTCACGCTCAATGGCGAGATGAAGGTCGAGGATCTCCAGATCGGTGACCGCATCATCACCCGCGACGCAGGCATGGCCGTGCTCAAGGGTATCGCCGCAACCGAAGTCACCATGACACCGATCAAGATCAAAGCCGGCTCGCTCGGCCACAACCGCCCCGAAGCGGAAATGCTGACCTCGCCCGATACGCTGATCCACATCCGTGACTGGCGTGCACAGGCTCTCTTCGGAAAATCCCCCGCTTTGGTCCCTGCCCGTCGCCTGGTTGATGGCGAATTCATTTCGCAAGCCGCAAAAGCGCAGGTCAAGATTTTCGATCTCAAATTCGATCGTCAACACATCATCTATGCCGATGGCGTAGAGGTTGCGACGACAGAAGTTTAA
- a CDS encoding NAD(P)H-hydrate dehydratase has protein sequence MHDLITAAQMRAAEKAEIDGGRASGLDLMERAGRGVVEALLKARPDFAYAPQSVAVLCGPGNNGGDGYVIARLLAERGWKVEVFAFGDPDHLPPDARLSFERWSKVGTVSPLEAFRGGQTVGIDALFGTGLSRAIPEACGAALGLLRDMYVVAVDCPSGLDVDTGRWLGPEHLPDLCVTFHKAKIGHYLTEVSKLAPVIVDIGLTRDESRGVDLISPDKAWLDRVAFGYALGAHKYDRGHALVLGGGIARGGAGRLAARAALRAGAGLVTLAVPNAALAENAARLDAVMLKPMDSASELAAILQDARFASICLGPGLGVGDETRALVEVALTDPKRRVVLDADALTSFAHDPEALFALAKGQVVITPHEGEFARLFPDLAERERRISKIEAARMAAQRSGMTVLLKGAATVIASPNGRTSLSAALYDRRAPWLGTAGAGDVLAGMITGLVAGDSAQAQFHDRIAAAAWLHAEAARDFGPALIAEDIADQIPAVLRTLGY, from the coding sequence ATGCATGATCTTATCACGGCTGCACAGATGAGGGCGGCTGAAAAGGCGGAAATCGACGGCGGACGCGCCAGCGGGCTTGATCTGATGGAGCGGGCAGGGCGCGGAGTGGTCGAGGCGCTTTTGAAGGCGCGTCCCGACTTTGCCTATGCGCCGCAATCGGTTGCGGTGCTTTGCGGGCCGGGAAACAACGGCGGGGACGGCTATGTGATCGCGCGGCTTTTGGCCGAAAGGGGTTGGAAGGTCGAGGTTTTTGCCTTTGGCGATCCGGACCATTTGCCGCCCGATGCACGCCTCTCTTTCGAACGATGGAGCAAAGTCGGGACAGTTTCCCCGCTCGAGGCGTTCCGAGGCGGGCAAACAGTGGGCATCGACGCTCTGTTCGGAACGGGGCTTTCGCGTGCCATCCCCGAGGCGTGCGGTGCGGCGCTCGGTCTCCTGCGCGATATGTATGTGGTCGCGGTCGATTGTCCTTCGGGTCTTGATGTCGATACGGGGCGGTGGCTTGGACCCGAGCATCTCCCCGATCTTTGCGTGACGTTCCACAAGGCAAAGATCGGCCATTACCTGACCGAGGTGAGCAAGCTCGCCCCAGTGATTGTGGACATCGGTTTGACCCGCGACGAATCGCGGGGCGTTGACCTGATCTCTCCCGACAAGGCTTGGCTTGATCGGGTCGCTTTCGGATATGCACTCGGGGCGCATAAATACGATCGTGGTCATGCGCTTGTGCTTGGTGGCGGTATCGCGCGGGGCGGAGCGGGGCGTCTCGCTGCAAGGGCTGCGCTTCGGGCCGGAGCGGGGCTTGTCACGCTTGCGGTGCCCAACGCGGCGCTGGCGGAAAATGCAGCGCGTCTGGATGCTGTGATGCTCAAGCCCATGGACAGCGCCTCGGAGCTCGCCGCGATTTTGCAGGATGCGCGGTTCGCGTCGATCTGCCTCGGCCCCGGTCTTGGGGTTGGCGACGAGACGCGGGCGCTGGTCGAGGTCGCTTTGACCGATCCCAAGCGCCGCGTTGTGCTTGATGCTGATGCCTTGACCAGTTTTGCACACGATCCCGAGGCGCTCTTTGCGCTTGCTAAGGGGCAAGTGGTGATCACCCCGCATGAAGGCGAGTTTGCACGGCTCTTTCCCGATCTCGCCGAACGGGAGCGCAGGATCTCCAAGATCGAGGCGGCACGCATGGCGGCGCAGCGTTCTGGAATGACCGTTCTGTTGAAAGGGGCGGCAACCGTGATCGCTTCGCCCAACGGGCGCACGTCGCTTTCTGCGGCGCTCTATGATCGGCGGGCGCCTTGGCTTGGCACTGCGGGTGCGGGTGATGTGCTTGCGGGGATGATCACGGGGCTTGTCGCGGGCGACAGTGCGCAAGCGCAGTTTCACGACAGAATCGCGGCGGCCGCTTGGCTTCATGCCGAGGCGGCGCGTGACTTCGGGCCCGCGCTTATTGCCGAAGATATCGCCGATCAGATTCCGGCTGTGCTTCGGACTTTGGGGTATTGA
- a CDS encoding P-II family nitrogen regulator — MKKIEAIIKPFKLDEVKEALQEAGVQGLSVVEVKGFGRQKGHTELYRGAEYVVDFLPKVKIELVLADDQVESAIEAIIGAAKTDKIGDGKIFVSPVEQAIRIRTGEVGDDAL, encoded by the coding sequence ATGAAAAAGATCGAGGCGATTATCAAGCCGTTCAAGCTTGATGAAGTCAAAGAAGCGCTGCAAGAAGCGGGCGTTCAGGGTCTTTCTGTTGTCGAAGTCAAAGGCTTCGGTCGCCAGAAGGGTCACACTGAACTTTATCGTGGTGCAGAATACGTTGTCGACTTCCTGCCCAAAGTAAAAATCGAACTGGTTCTTGCCGACGATCAAGTCGAAAGCGCCATCGAAGCCATCATCGGCGCTGCCAAAACCGACAAGATCGGCGACGGAAAGATTTTCGTCTCTCCGGTCGAACAGGCAATCCGCATCCGCACCGGTGAAGTGGGCGACGACGCCCTCTAA
- the glnA gene encoding type I glutamate--ammonia ligase: MNTKEVLALIKDEDIQYVDIRFTDPKGKLQHVTVVSDLVDEDFLEEGFMFDGSSIAGWKSIDQSDMKLMPDTSSAYMDPFYAESTLAIHCDVVEPDTGEAYDRCPRQIAKKAEAYLKSSGIGDTSYFGPEAEFFLFDNVRYSVTPAKVAYQIDAEAAAWNTDAEMEMGNLAHRAGHKGGYFPVNPIDEAQDIRGEMLSTMKRIGIKVDKHHHEVATCQHELGMIFGGLVQQADNIQKYKYIIHNVAQSYGKSATFMPKPMKGDNGSGMHVNMSIWKDGKPLFAGDKYADLSQEALYFIGGILKHAKALNALTNPSTNSYKRLIPGFEAPVLRAYSARNRSGCVRIPWSESPKAKRVEARFPDPAANPYLAFSALLMAGLDGIKNKIDPGPSSDKDLYDLPPEELAAIPTVCGSLREALEALEADMDFLLAGDVFTKEQLQAYMDLKWEEVYAYEHTPHPIEYQMYYSC; the protein is encoded by the coding sequence ATGAACACCAAGGAAGTTCTAGCACTCATCAAGGATGAAGACATTCAATATGTCGACATCCGTTTCACCGACCCCAAGGGTAAGCTGCAGCACGTAACTGTTGTATCCGATCTCGTAGACGAAGACTTCCTCGAAGAAGGCTTCATGTTCGATGGCTCGTCCATCGCAGGCTGGAAGTCGATCGACCAGTCCGACATGAAACTCATGCCCGACACCTCGTCGGCCTACATGGATCCGTTCTACGCAGAATCGACCCTTGCCATCCACTGCGACGTGGTCGAGCCCGACACCGGCGAAGCCTACGACCGTTGCCCGCGCCAGATCGCCAAGAAAGCCGAAGCTTACCTCAAGTCTTCGGGTATCGGCGACACCTCTTACTTCGGCCCCGAAGCTGAATTCTTCCTCTTCGACAACGTGCGTTACTCGGTCACTCCGGCCAAGGTTGCATATCAGATCGACGCTGAAGCAGCTGCTTGGAACACCGACGCAGAAATGGAAATGGGCAACCTCGCTCACCGTGCTGGTCACAAGGGCGGCTACTTCCCGGTCAACCCGATCGACGAAGCCCAGGACATCCGCGGCGAGATGCTCTCGACCATGAAGCGTATCGGCATCAAAGTCGACAAGCACCACCACGAAGTGGCGACCTGTCAGCACGAGCTTGGCATGATATTCGGTGGTCTTGTCCAGCAGGCCGACAACATCCAGAAGTACAAGTACATCATCCACAACGTAGCGCAGTCCTACGGCAAGTCGGCAACTTTCATGCCGAAGCCGATGAAAGGCGACAACGGTTCGGGTATGCACGTGAACATGTCGATCTGGAAAGACGGCAAGCCTCTCTTCGCCGGCGACAAGTATGCAGATCTTTCGCAGGAAGCTCTCTACTTCATCGGTGGTATCCTCAAGCACGCCAAGGCTCTGAACGCGCTGACCAACCCCTCGACCAACTCCTACAAGCGTCTGATCCCGGGCTTCGAAGCTCCGGTTCTGCGTGCGTATTCGGCTCGTAACCGTTCGGGTTGCGTCCGTATTCCGTGGTCGGAGTCGCCGAAGGCCAAGCGCGTCGAAGCCCGCTTCCCCGATCCGGCTGCGAACCCCTACCTCGCATTCTCGGCTCTGCTCATGGCTGGCCTTGACGGCATCAAGAACAAGATCGATCCGGGCCCGTCGTCGGACAAGGACCTTTACGATCTGCCGCCGGAAGAACTGGCAGCAATCCCGACCGTTTGTGGTTCGCTCCGCGAAGCTCTCGAAGCTCTCGAAGCAGACATGGACTTCCTCCTCGCTGGTGACGTGTTCACCAAAGAGCAGCTTCAGGCCTACATGGACCTCAAGTGGGAAGAAGTTTACGCCTACGAGCACACGCCGCACCCGATCGAA